Proteins encoded together in one Acidobacteriota bacterium window:
- a CDS encoding UDP-N-acetylmuramoyl-L-alanyl-D-glutamate--2,6-diaminopimelate ligase, with the protein MRAVAEAGDPEIESLAYDSRQAETGSLFFAIQGFESDGHLYLDQAVKRGAVAVASQRPAPDDCGFAWIQVSRIRRFMASVSDRFFGQPSARLRLVGITGTNGKTTTAFLVHSIMSQGEPSLVMGTLGARLDGRNWASERTTPESVDIQSILNQAVESGCGRGVMEVSSHSLALDRVYGCRFPVAVFTNLTRDHLDFHHTRENYLQSKRLLFRSDYNPGLAWSVINHDDPASRRLDPEGEAVTFGMTPEAQVRPITRKTTVDGTRVELECRGRRLALSSPLVGNHNLYNIMAAVAACHALGIGDRQICAGISGLDRVPGRFEKVDVDRDYTVVVDYAHTPDALENVLRLARGLTSNRVLCVFGCGGDRDASKRPRMGEIATRRSDWTILTTDNPRSEDPEAILQQIRAGIPAERDNFETIADRREAIGRVVKLAGTGDMVLVAGKGQETYQEIQGTRIPFDDREVVRDSVCLD; encoded by the coding sequence GTGAGAGCCGTCGCTGAGGCGGGCGACCCGGAGATCGAGTCCCTCGCTTACGACTCCCGGCAAGCGGAAACCGGAAGCCTTTTTTTCGCCATCCAAGGGTTCGAAAGCGACGGACATCTCTACCTGGATCAGGCAGTGAAACGGGGCGCGGTTGCCGTAGCCTCCCAACGGCCCGCTCCGGACGATTGCGGCTTTGCCTGGATCCAGGTGTCCCGTATCCGGCGCTTCATGGCCAGCGTCTCCGATCGTTTCTTCGGACAGCCTTCGGCCAGGCTGAGGCTGGTGGGCATTACCGGGACCAACGGGAAGACCACGACCGCGTTCCTGGTGCACTCCATCATGAGCCAAGGGGAACCTTCTCTCGTTATGGGCACCCTGGGAGCCCGTCTCGACGGCAGGAATTGGGCCTCGGAGCGAACCACGCCGGAATCCGTGGACATCCAATCCATTCTGAACCAGGCAGTCGAATCCGGCTGCGGCCGGGGCGTGATGGAGGTCTCCTCCCATTCCCTCGCCCTGGACCGGGTCTACGGCTGCCGCTTTCCGGTGGCCGTCTTCACGAATCTGACCCGGGACCACCTGGACTTTCATCACACTCGGGAGAACTACCTCCAGAGCAAGCGCCTCCTGTTCCGGTCCGATTACAACCCCGGTCTGGCCTGGTCGGTGATCAATCACGACGACCCGGCGAGCCGCCGGCTCGATCCGGAAGGCGAGGCCGTGACCTTCGGCATGACACCGGAAGCGCAGGTCCGCCCGATCACGCGGAAGACCACGGTTGACGGGACGCGGGTGGAGCTCGAGTGCCGGGGTCGCCGCCTGGCCTTGAGCAGTCCCCTGGTGGGAAACCACAACCTCTACAACATCATGGCGGCGGTGGCGGCCTGCCATGCATTGGGGATCGGAGACCGGCAGATCTGCGCGGGCATCTCCGGACTCGACCGCGTCCCCGGCCGTTTCGAGAAGGTCGACGTGGACCGGGACTACACGGTGGTCGTGGACTACGCTCATACGCCGGACGCGCTGGAGAACGTGTTGCGCCTGGCCCGGGGCTTGACCTCGAACCGGGTGCTCTGCGTTTTCGGCTGCGGTGGAGACCGGGACGCGTCCAAGCGGCCGCGGATGGGCGAAATCGCCACCCGCCGGTCCGACTGGACCATTTTGACCACGGACAACCCGCGGAGCGAGGATCCGGAGGCCATCCTCCAGCAGATCAGGGCAGGAATCCCTGCCGAACGGGACAACTTCGAAACCATCGCCGATCGAAGGGAGGCCATCGGCCGCGTCGTGAAGCTGGCCGGGACCGGAGACATGGTCCTGGTGGCGGGCAAGGGACAGGAAACCTATCAGGAAATCCAGGGGACTCGAATCCCCTTCGACGATCGGGAAGTGGTGAGGGATTCGGTGTGTTTGGACTAG